A window from Lachnoanaerobaculum umeaense encodes these proteins:
- the kce gene encoding 3-keto-5-aminohexanoate cleavage enzyme, translated as MDKLIITACICGAEVTKEHNPNVPYTVEEIVREAKSAYDAGAAIIHLHVREDDGTPIQSADRFRECIDAIRKVIPDVIIQPSTGGAVGMSNEERLAPTTLRPEMATLDCGTCNFGGDDIFVNTENTIIEFANRMNELGIKPEVEVFDKGMVDMAIRLNKKGIIKSPMHFDFVMGVNGGISGTARDLNFMVESIPAGSTWTASGVGKAEFPMVTMAILMGGHARVGFEDNIYLSKGVMAKSNGELVEKVVRLARELGREIATPTEARQILGLK; from the coding sequence ATGGATAAACTTATTATTACAGCATGTATATGTGGTGCAGAGGTCACAAAGGAACACAATCCTAATGTACCATATACAGTGGAAGAGATTGTAAGAGAAGCAAAGTCTGCTTATGATGCAGGAGCCGCTATTATACATTTGCATGTGAGAGAGGATGACGGAACACCTATACAGAGTGCAGACAGATTTAGAGAATGTATAGATGCTATAAGAAAAGTAATACCTGATGTTATTATCCAGCCTTCTACCGGTGGAGCGGTAGGTATGAGCAATGAGGAAAGGCTTGCTCCTACAACACTTCGCCCTGAGATGGCGACACTTGACTGTGGTACTTGTAATTTTGGCGGTGATGATATTTTTGTAAATACAGAAAATACTATCATAGAATTTGCAAACAGAATGAATGAACTTGGTATCAAGCCTGAAGTAGAAGTTTTTGATAAGGGAATGGTGGACATGGCCATTCGACTTAATAAAAAGGGAATCATAAAATCACCTATGCATTTTGATTTTGTAATGGGAGTAAATGGCGGTATTTCAGGTACTGCAAGAGATTTGAACTTTATGGTTGAAAGTATACCTGCAGGTTCAACATGGACAGCTTCCGGAGTAGGAAAGGCAGAGTTTCCCATGGTAACAATGGCGATTCTTATGGGAGGACATGCAAGGGTAGGCTTTGAAGATAATATATACCTGAGTAAAGGTGTGATGGCAAAGTCAAATGGAGAGCTGGTAGAAAAGGTCGTGAGATTAGCAAGGGAACTTGGCAGAGAAATAGCAACACCTACTGAAGCAAGGCAGATATTGGGTTTAAAGTAG